A single region of the Thermoanaerobacterium aotearoense genome encodes:
- a CDS encoding NHL repeat-containing protein translates to MVYKRVLAFIAIIMLILSDSVYALSYMNVPYYTYNYDYWGNIYYTPPAYIPQNVLSGVGIGCGDFKNPQDIFVDDNKKLYIADTGNNRIVVYDLNDKKVSEIKGFVNNGVEESFKSPSGIYVTNDGKIYIADTGSNRVVALNSDGTLYKIIKNPESKDLGKNFQFSPLKVAVDYAGRVYVIAKNLFEGIMSFDNEGNFTGFVGTIYVNISPYEKIWRKLSTKAQRKSQIQFIPTEFTGIDITSDGFLYATNIDANGKQSVRKLNPKGQDIIKMNNNNSKQTGTLSGDLFWRLSGNYSGASQIIDVTYRDNGIYSILDRRRGRIFTYDDEGDLLYIFGGLGSQEGTFKNPIAIDTIGDEILVLDMGRGNITIFVPTEYGSLINKAVSERYNGDEASAVELWKRVIKLDSNFELAYVGVGKSYLASGENKEAMKYFKLGMDRTYYSIAYRRYRDDILKKNLGYILTVIIVLIAIYVIKRLLKRKKIKKDGGSVYEY, encoded by the coding sequence ATGGTATATAAAAGAGTTTTAGCATTTATAGCGATTATAATGTTAATATTATCAGATTCAGTTTATGCTTTATCATATATGAATGTCCCATATTACACTTATAATTACGATTATTGGGGAAATATTTATTACACCCCACCTGCTTATATTCCGCAAAATGTTTTAAGTGGTGTTGGTATTGGATGTGGAGATTTTAAAAATCCACAAGATATATTTGTGGATGACAATAAGAAGTTATACATAGCTGATACAGGGAATAATCGAATAGTTGTATACGATTTGAATGATAAAAAAGTATCGGAAATAAAGGGCTTCGTTAATAATGGAGTTGAAGAATCTTTTAAGTCTCCATCAGGTATATATGTGACAAACGACGGTAAAATTTACATCGCTGATACTGGCAGTAACCGAGTTGTAGCACTTAATAGTGATGGTACATTGTATAAAATAATTAAAAATCCTGAATCGAAAGATTTAGGCAAAAATTTTCAGTTTTCGCCACTTAAGGTTGCTGTTGATTATGCAGGCAGAGTATATGTAATTGCTAAAAATTTATTTGAAGGAATAATGTCTTTTGATAATGAAGGAAATTTTACTGGATTTGTAGGCACAATATATGTAAATATAAGCCCGTATGAAAAAATATGGAGAAAGTTATCAACAAAAGCACAAAGGAAAAGTCAAATACAATTTATTCCAACCGAATTTACAGGAATTGATATAACATCAGATGGTTTCTTATATGCTACAAATATAGATGCAAATGGTAAACAATCTGTTAGGAAGTTGAATCCTAAAGGGCAAGATATTATAAAGATGAACAATAATAATTCAAAGCAAACAGGGACACTAAGTGGTGATCTATTTTGGAGACTTAGCGGGAACTACTCTGGGGCATCCCAAATTATTGATGTAACATATAGAGATAATGGAATATATTCAATTTTGGATAGAAGAAGAGGAAGAATATTTACATACGATGATGAAGGAGATCTCCTGTATATATTTGGTGGACTTGGGAGCCAAGAAGGTACTTTTAAAAACCCGATTGCCATTGACACGATAGGCGACGAAATACTTGTTTTGGATATGGGCAGAGGGAATATAACTATATTTGTTCCAACAGAATACGGGAGTCTTATAAATAAAGCAGTCTCAGAAAGGTACAATGGCGATGAAGCATCAGCAGTGGAATTGTGGAAAAGAGTTATAAAACTTGATTCAAATTTTGAATTGGCTTATGTTGGTGTTGGAAAATCATATCTTGCTTCTGGAGAAAACAAAGAAGCCATGAAATATTTTAAATTAGGCATGGATAGAACATATTACTCTATTGCTTATAGGAGATATAGAGATGACATTTTAAAGAAAAATCTTGGATATATTTTAACTGTTATTATTGTTTTAATTGCAATATATGTTATAAAGAGATTGCTTAAAAGAAAAAAGATAAAAAAAGATGGTGGTTCAGTGTATGAGTATTGA
- a CDS encoding carbohydrate ABC transporter permease — MAIPLVYVVSNAFKPLDELFRYPPTLFPRHITTNNFSDLFVLMSNSWVPFSRYILNTIIIAGGGTLGHVIVASLAAYPLAKHDFPGKNLLFSMVVLSLMFTWQVTQVPNYLIISKLGINNTYLAVILPAFAYGLGLYLMKQFMEQIPDSLLESARLDGASEFRIFWSIVMPNVKPAWLTLAILQFQTMWGNTGSQFLRDEQLKPLQYALFQIVNSGPARQGAAAVVTLIIAAVPIIFFLIFNSSIIETMTTSGMKE; from the coding sequence ATGGCAATTCCATTGGTGTATGTAGTAAGTAATGCATTTAAACCTTTGGATGAATTATTTAGATATCCACCGACTTTGTTTCCAAGACATATTACAACTAATAATTTTTCGGACTTGTTTGTGCTTATGTCAAACTCGTGGGTACCATTTAGTAGATATATATTAAATACGATTATTATAGCAGGTGGTGGAACTTTGGGTCATGTAATTGTAGCATCATTAGCAGCTTATCCATTAGCAAAACATGATTTTCCTGGGAAAAATCTTTTATTTAGCATGGTTGTACTGTCACTCATGTTTACATGGCAGGTAACACAAGTGCCTAACTATTTGATTATATCAAAATTAGGAATTAATAATACTTATTTAGCTGTTATTTTGCCGGCATTTGCTTATGGATTAGGATTGTACTTAATGAAGCAATTTATGGAACAAATACCAGATTCGCTTTTGGAGTCAGCTAGACTTGATGGAGCAAGTGAATTTAGGATTTTTTGGTCAATTGTAATGCCTAATGTAAAACCAGCATGGTTAACTCTTGCAATATTGCAGTTTCAAACGATGTGGGGCAATACAGGAAGCCAGTTTTTAAGGGATGAGCAATTGAAACCACTCCAATATGCATTATTTCAAATTGTCAATAGCGGGCCTGCAAGACAAGGAGCTGCGGCAGTTGTTACTTTGATTATTGCAGCTGTACCAATAATATTTTTCCTAATTTTTAATAGCAGCATTATAGAGACAATGACGACATCAGGTATGAAAGAATAA
- a CDS encoding carbohydrate ABC transporter permease, with protein sequence MNQLDVALDQPMINVERRHRDEWSLKAKIMKNKTSYIMIAPYFILFFLFTVLPVLMSMALSFTNFNVLEPPKFIGWNNYVRAFLEDDVFRIAIRNTLIFAVITGPISYVMCLLFAWMINEFNGKLRTFLTLIFYAPSISGNAYVIWNYVLRGDRYGILNGILLALNIINAPIVWMKTEKYVMTFLIIVQLWLSLGTGFLTFIAGLQTIDKSMYEAAAIDGIKNRWQELWYVTLPSMKPQLLFGAVMQITQSFAVADISIQLAGNPSVNYSGATIVTHLMDYGSIRYEMGYASAIATILFLLMVGSNKLIGKLLRRVGN encoded by the coding sequence ATGAATCAATTAGATGTTGCTTTAGATCAACCAATGATAAATGTTGAAAGAAGACATAGAGACGAATGGTCACTGAAAGCTAAAATAATGAAGAATAAGACGTCGTATATAATGATAGCACCTTATTTTATATTATTTTTTCTATTCACTGTCCTACCTGTACTGATGTCGATGGCATTGAGCTTTACAAATTTTAATGTTTTAGAACCACCCAAATTTATAGGCTGGAATAACTATGTTAGGGCCTTTTTAGAGGATGATGTTTTTAGAATTGCTATAAGAAATACATTGATATTTGCAGTTATAACTGGACCAATAAGTTATGTAATGTGTCTTTTATTCGCATGGATGATAAACGAATTTAACGGTAAACTCAGGACGTTCCTTACATTAATATTTTACGCACCATCGATATCAGGGAATGCTTATGTAATATGGAATTATGTATTAAGAGGGGACAGATATGGGATTTTGAATGGAATATTATTAGCACTAAATATTATAAATGCACCAATAGTTTGGATGAAAACAGAAAAGTACGTTATGACATTTTTGATTATTGTCCAATTATGGCTGAGCCTTGGAACAGGGTTCTTAACGTTTATAGCAGGATTACAGACAATTGACAAATCAATGTATGAAGCTGCTGCTATTGATGGCATAAAAAATAGATGGCAGGAACTTTGGTACGTGACGCTACCTTCCATGAAGCCTCAACTACTGTTTGGAGCTGTAATGCAAATAACTCAGTCATTTGCTGTTGCAGATATATCAATACAACTGGCCGGTAATCCAAGTGTCAATTATTCAGGAGCAACTATAGTGACGCACTTGATGGATTATGGATCTATAAGATATGAAATGGGATATGCTTCTGCTATTGCTACTATTCTATTTTTATTGATGGTTGGTTCAAATAAATTAATTGGAAAGCTTCTCAGAAGGGTAGGTAACTGA
- a CDS encoding extracellular solute-binding protein, translated as MRYLRYLLFTIMLLIFSYNLVFASTGDNSTSVKLNRYYENYKEILNEAEIKGINYNEYLKEHDTKLRPNVKYEIDAKDYINTNGMQVREYANYKGMGGISIYIGEKGYIDYNVNIEEEGFYDISIVYYPIEGTGGPIQRAIFVDSSLPYKELGLIEFQRIYVNATNKWQRDNRGNDIIPEQKEKPDWITSYCYDSEGYVTENLSLYLTKGVHKITLYSVREPMLLRKIILDNSSKVLPYSEVIKNLDGKRMKDTLNQEIQIEAEDANRKSSPMLHPTQDKSSPSVYPYSAKELKNNTIGSDGNWSIVGQWLEWDFNVPESGYYYITMNVRQNFVRGIYTSRKITIDGKVPFDEMNSYGFTYNSQWHMVTLENSKGEKYKFYLETGKHTIRMEVVLGNFGNIVSQIQGVMQELNSTYRKVIRITGVDPDSYRDYNIEQNIPELDKELIDERNKLNAAIKDLQKVAGTGSDREAALSTMVADLNYVIPDVERLPAILGAFKMDISALGTWITGVVNQPLAVDVIYIHSPNVKITERDNSIWNRFVHEVKTLYYSFVIDYNAIGNVAKGGRGTRTITVWIGTGRDQANVLKKLIDETFTPKTNINVNVMLVDINMLLPATLAGQGPDVAVQVATDLPMNYGLRNAVVDLRKFRDLADVKEQFRESAMVPYEFGGHTFALPETQTWPMMFYRKDILDELGLKVPETWDEMESALSVLSKNQMDLGMLPDENIFAMLLYQNGGKYYNSYATSSELDSDVAVKAFKEYCKFYTDYKLDTQNPVDQRFRTGEAPIVIADYTLYNQLQVSAPDIKGLWGFSMVPGTVTKDGKIDYSVGSTGTATIMLKQTKNEEASWEFMKWWVSTDTQIRYSQELEALMGAAARYPTANIKAFESLPWPSDDYDALKSQAEWVKGIPQIPGSYFTWRNINNAFYTVVFAENNNKMEPREALTEYVRYINDEITFKRQEFGLSIPKK; from the coding sequence ATGAGATATTTAAGGTATTTATTATTTACAATAATGCTTTTAATTTTTAGCTACAATTTAGTATTTGCTTCAACAGGTGATAATTCTACAAGTGTAAAACTCAACAGGTATTATGAAAATTATAAAGAGATTCTTAATGAGGCAGAGATAAAGGGGATTAATTACAACGAATATTTAAAAGAACATGATACGAAGTTAAGACCAAATGTAAAATATGAAATCGATGCAAAGGATTATATAAATACAAATGGTATGCAGGTAAGGGAATATGCCAATTATAAAGGAATGGGCGGTATATCAATATATATTGGGGAAAAAGGATATATTGATTATAATGTCAATATAGAAGAGGAAGGTTTTTATGATATATCTATTGTCTATTATCCCATTGAAGGGACGGGTGGGCCAATTCAAAGAGCTATATTTGTTGACAGTTCTTTGCCATATAAAGAGCTTGGATTGATTGAGTTTCAAAGAATATATGTTAATGCAACAAATAAATGGCAGAGGGATAATAGAGGTAATGACATAATACCAGAACAAAAAGAAAAACCTGATTGGATAACAAGTTATTGTTATGATAGTGAAGGTTATGTTACAGAAAACCTTTCTTTGTATCTGACTAAGGGTGTTCATAAAATTACACTCTACTCTGTACGAGAGCCAATGTTACTTCGCAAGATAATATTAGATAATTCATCAAAAGTTTTGCCATACAGTGAGGTTATTAAGAATCTTGATGGAAAGAGAATGAAAGATACTTTAAATCAAGAGATCCAAATTGAAGCAGAAGATGCAAACAGGAAATCTTCACCTATGCTTCATCCTACACAAGATAAATCATCCCCTTCTGTATATCCGTATAGTGCAAAAGAGTTAAAAAATAATACAATAGGTAGTGATGGTAATTGGAGTATCGTTGGACAATGGTTAGAGTGGGACTTTAATGTACCAGAAAGTGGATATTACTACATTACAATGAATGTACGACAAAATTTCGTAAGAGGAATTTATACTTCCAGAAAGATAACAATAGATGGGAAAGTCCCGTTTGATGAAATGAATAGTTATGGTTTTACGTACAATAGTCAATGGCATATGGTTACATTAGAAAATTCTAAAGGTGAGAAATATAAATTTTATTTAGAAACGGGAAAGCATACCATCAGAATGGAAGTTGTTTTAGGAAATTTTGGTAACATAGTTTCACAAATTCAGGGCGTTATGCAAGAACTTAATTCAACTTATAGGAAAGTAATTCGCATAACAGGAGTTGATCCAGATAGTTATAGAGATTATAATATAGAACAAAATATACCCGAATTAGATAAAGAATTAATAGATGAGAGAAATAAGCTCAATGCTGCCATAAAAGATCTTCAAAAAGTTGCAGGAACAGGTAGCGATAGGGAAGCTGCATTAAGTACTATGGTAGCTGATTTAAATTACGTAATTCCTGATGTTGAAAGACTTCCTGCTATATTAGGAGCTTTCAAAATGGACATTAGTGCATTAGGGACATGGATTACAGGTGTCGTGAATCAGCCTTTAGCTGTTGACGTGATTTACATACATTCACCAAATGTAAAAATTACAGAAAGAGATAATTCTATCTGGAATAGATTTGTACATGAGGTCAAGACTTTATATTATTCATTTGTAATCGATTATAATGCTATTGGCAATGTTGCAAAAGGAGGACGGGGTACAAGGACAATTACAGTATGGATTGGCACTGGAAGGGATCAGGCAAATGTTCTTAAAAAATTGATTGATGAGACATTTACGCCAAAAACCAATATCAATGTTAATGTCATGCTTGTGGATATTAACATGCTTTTACCAGCTACTTTAGCAGGGCAAGGTCCTGATGTTGCTGTTCAAGTTGCTACTGATTTACCAATGAATTATGGATTGCGTAATGCTGTAGTAGATTTGAGAAAGTTTAGAGACTTAGCTGATGTAAAGGAACAATTTAGGGAAAGTGCCATGGTACCATATGAGTTTGGCGGACATACATTTGCGCTACCTGAGACTCAGACTTGGCCGATGATGTTTTATAGAAAAGATATTTTGGATGAATTAGGACTAAAAGTACCGGAGACGTGGGATGAAATGGAATCAGCACTTTCGGTATTAAGTAAAAATCAAATGGATCTTGGAATGTTACCGGACGAGAATATTTTTGCAATGTTATTATATCAAAATGGTGGAAAATATTATAATTCTTATGCTACATCTTCAGAATTAGATAGCGATGTGGCAGTAAAAGCATTTAAAGAGTATTGTAAATTTTATACAGATTATAAACTGGATACGCAGAATCCAGTAGATCAAAGATTTAGAACTGGTGAGGCTCCGATTGTAATTGCAGATTATACTTTGTATAATCAACTTCAAGTTTCTGCACCTGATATAAAGGGACTATGGGGATTTAGCATGGTTCCCGGTACAGTAACGAAAGACGGAAAGATAGATTATTCTGTTGGAAGTACTGGAACTGCTACTATAATGTTAAAACAAACGAAAAATGAAGAAGCTTCTTGGGAATTCATGAAATGGTGGGTTTCTACAGATACGCAAATAAGGTATAGTCAAGAGTTGGAGGCTTTGATGGGAGCTGCCGCTAGATATCCTACAGCAAATATCAAAGCATTTGAAAGCTTGCCATGGCCGTCTGACGATTATGATGCCTTAAAAAGCCAAGCGGAATGGGTCAAAGGGATTCCACAGATACCTGGAAGCTATTTCACATGGCGAAATATAAACAATGCATTTTATACAGTCGTTTTTGCCGAAAACAATAACAAAATGGAGCCAAGAGAAGCTCTTACAGAATATGTAAGGTATATTAACGATGAGATTACGTTTAAGAGGCAAGAATTTGGGCTTTCAATTCCTAAAAAATAA
- a CDS encoding LacI family DNA-binding transcriptional regulator, translating into MKKVTIQDIANELNLSRNTVSKALKNSDKVSYETKYNVVKKANELGYSKLPSSLLNLFKIKEKDDVKTFIVLARREISPFWNSIVMGIADELKERGNKLQLDFVSDEDEENIILPIELDGDVSGIIILSVFSNKYIDEIKKYKIPMVFLDAPVDISSIAYDYDIIIPEGKKSIETITKDLIAKGCKKIGFIGDITYCKSINDRFKGYLKALNDAGIPLDESIIATYHTEHKFYVTEEVEKALNGFAYIPDAIVCANDNIALDVVCYLKDKGISVPDDVAVTGYDDLESMAKVIEPYLTTVRVGNQRLGRRLVQQLMWRIENPTFPTEVIFIYTDVIFRKSSEKIIHSQHADIFN; encoded by the coding sequence ATGAAAAAGGTAACTATACAAGATATTGCTAATGAGCTAAATCTATCGCGAAATACTGTTTCAAAGGCATTAAAAAATAGTGATAAAGTATCTTATGAAACAAAATACAATGTTGTAAAGAAAGCAAATGAGTTAGGATATTCAAAACTTCCTTCTAGTTTATTAAATTTATTTAAGATAAAAGAAAAAGACGATGTTAAAACATTTATCGTGTTGGCTAGGAGAGAAATATCTCCATTTTGGAATAGCATTGTGATGGGAATTGCTGATGAACTAAAAGAAAGAGGAAACAAATTACAGCTTGATTTTGTTAGTGATGAAGATGAAGAAAATATCATTCTTCCGATAGAATTAGATGGAGATGTTTCTGGTATTATTATATTAAGTGTTTTTTCAAATAAATATATAGATGAAATAAAAAAATACAAAATTCCTATGGTTTTTCTAGATGCACCTGTTGATATTTCAAGTATAGCTTACGATTATGATATAATTATTCCTGAAGGTAAAAAAAGCATAGAAACAATAACTAAAGATCTTATTGCAAAAGGGTGTAAGAAAATTGGTTTCATAGGGGATATAACTTATTGTAAATCTATTAATGACCGGTTTAAAGGATATTTAAAAGCATTAAATGATGCTGGCATACCGTTAGATGAGTCCATCATTGCAACATATCATACGGAGCATAAATTTTATGTAACAGAAGAAGTTGAAAAGGCTCTTAATGGGTTTGCATATATACCGGACGCAATTGTTTGTGCTAATGATAATATTGCATTAGATGTTGTGTGTTATTTAAAAGATAAAGGTATATCAGTACCTGATGATGTAGCTGTTACAGGATATGATGATTTGGAAAGTATGGCTAAAGTTATAGAACCATATCTTACGACTGTTCGTGTTGGCAATCAAAGGTTGGGTAGGCGACTTGTTCAGCAACTAATGTGGAGAATTGAAAATCCTACTTTTCCAACAGAAGTGATATTTATTTATACGGATGTTATCTTTAGAAAATCTTCAGAAAAAATCATTCATAGCCAGCATGCTGACATATTTAATTAA